The Panicum virgatum strain AP13 chromosome 5K, P.virgatum_v5, whole genome shotgun sequence genome has a window encoding:
- the LOC120708884 gene encoding protein DMP7-like: MAEKEECKVLIDQSSKDAADPPREDEEDDDEDDNSSFIVLLNLVLGGTARLNVLLPTATILAFAIFAPLLTDDGKCTRLSRILTGAFVALCAASCVFFTLTDSFRSPSGRLRYGVATPSGIRTFCGGGGGGRRRKGPREPARYRLRWSDLFHTSLALVAFVTFAASHHDIVLCYYPGVPRKVVNTVPLVIGFVVSLLFVLFPSKRRGIGYPFLLRTDLVYLRR, from the coding sequence ATGGCGGAGAAGGAAGAATGCAAGGTCCTCATCGATCAATCTAGCAAGGACGCTGCTGATCCACCacgcgaggacgaggaggacgatgaCGAGGACGACAACTCGAGCTTCATCGTGCTCCTCAACCTCGTCCTGGGCGGCACGGCGCGCCTCAACGTCCTCCTCCCGACCGCCACCATCCTCGCCTTCGCCATCTTCGCCCCGCTCCTCACCGACGACGGCAAGTGCACCCGGCTGAGCCGCATCCTGACCGGGGCCTTCGTCGCCCTCTGCGCCGCCTCCTGCGTCTTCTTCACGCTCACCGACAGCTTCCGCTCGCCCTCGGGCCGCCTCCGGTACGGCGTGGCCACGCCGTCGGGCATCCGCAccttctgcggcggcggcggcggcggccggcggaggaagGGGCCGAGGGAGCCGGCGCGGTACAGGCTGCGGTGGTCGGACCTGTTCCACACGTCGCTGGCGCTGGTCGCGTTCGTGACGTTCGCCGCCTCGCACCACGACATCGTCCTGTGCTACTACCCCGGCGTGCCCCGGAAGGTCGTCAACACCGTGCCGCTCGTGATCGGCTTCGTGGTGAGCCTCCTCTTCGTGCTGTTCCCGTCCAAGAGGAGGGGCATCGGGTACCCGTTCCTGCTGCGCACCGACCTCGTGTACCTGCGCCGCTGA
- the LOC120708885 gene encoding NAD(P)H-quinone oxidoreductase subunit N, chloroplastic-like, protein MWSVAAVRAVSPLPAPSLRGGGRRGGGGAARWGGGCGSRAATVSVRSTLWDFVGGDLVKPDLGQWLDDVEEHKALAVYPPHEGGYEGRYLNQLRYKGYYFLDLSARGLGDPETTLTKIHPVCPPSLGRQPVARWYFPPEVDYRLSLLHPDAKGLVVWIMEAKVLSKAELQFLAMLPDLRPKVRVIAECGNWRKFVWKPLKQIAGLEPNPDA, encoded by the exons ATGTGGTCGGTAGCAGCGGTGCGCGCGGTGTCGCCGCTCCCGGCGCCGTCGctccggggcggcggccggcgcggcggcggcggggcggcgcgctggggcgggggctgcggcagccgggcggcgacGGTGTCGGTGCGGAGCACGCTGTGGGACTTCGTGGGAGGGGACCTGGTGAAGCCGGACCTCGGGCAGTGGCTGGACGACGTGGAGGAGCACAAGGCGCTGGCTGTCTACCCGCCGCACGAGGGCGGGTACGAGGGCCGCTACCTCAACCAGCTCCGCTACAAGGGCTACTACTTCCTCGACCTCTCCGCGCGcggcctcggcgacccggagaccACGCTCACCAAGATCCACCCCGTCTGCCCG CCGAGCCTCGGGAGGCAGCCGGTGGCGAGGTGGTACTTCCCGCCGGAGGTGGACTACAGGCTCAGCCTGCTGCACCCGGACGCCAAAGGCCTCGTCGTCTGGATCATGGAAGCCAAG GTTCTGTCCAAGGCTGAGCTGCAGTTCCTGGCCATGCTCCCGGATCTCCGCCCAAAGGTCAGGGTCATCGCAGAATGCGGCAACTG GAGAAAATTTGTGTGGAAGCCACTGAAGCAGATCGCGGGCCTTGAGCCCAACCCGGACGCGTAA
- the LOC120708886 gene encoding amino acid permease 3-like has translation MAAENVVATYYYPTAAPGAMEVCGAGGKCFDDDGRPKRSGTMWTASAHIITAVIGSGVLSLGWAIAQLGWVAGPAVMLLFSLVTYYTSALLADCYRSGDPTTGKRNYTYMDAVNANLSGVKVQICRFLQYANIVGVATIGYTIAASISMLAIRRANCFHHKGHGSPCAISSTPYMIIFGVAEIFFSQIPDFDQISWLSILAAFMSFTYSTIGLGLGIVQVLANKGVQGSLTGISVGVVTPVDKVWRSLQAFGDIAFAYSYSLILIEIQDTIRAPAQSESAVMKRATVVSVAVTTLFYMLCGCTGYAAFGDGAPGNLLTGFGFYEAFWLLDVANAAIVVHLVGAYQVYCQPLFAFVERWAARRWPGSALVTGEVGVPLLPGRRRCKVNPFRATWRTAFVVATTVVSMLPFFNDVVGFLGALGFWPLTVYFPVEMYVVQKKVPRWSTRWVCLQTLSLGCLVISVAAAAGSIAGIAADLKVYRPFKSN, from the exons ATGGCGGCGGAGAACGTCGTGGCCACGTACTACTacccgacggcggcgccgggagcCATGGAGGTGTGCGGCGCGGGGGGCAAGTGTTTCGACGACGACGGCCGCCCCAAGCGCTCCG GGACGATGTGGACGGCGAGCGCGCACATCATCACGGCGGTGATCGGCTCCGGCGTGCTGTCGCTGGGGTGGGCCATCGCGCAGCTCGGCTGGGTGGCCGGCCCCGCCGTCATGCTGCTCTTCTCGCTCGTCACCTACTACACCTCCGCGCTGCTCGCCGACTGCTACCGCTCCGGCGACCCCACCACCGGCAAGCGCAACTACACCTACATGGACGCCGTCAACGCCAACCTCA GTGGCGTCAAGGTCCAGATCTGCAGGTTCCTGCAGTACGCCAACATCGTCGGGGTGGCCACCATCGGGTACACCATCGCCGCCTCCATCAGCATGCT CGCCATCAGGAGGGCCAACTGCTTCCACCACAAGGGGCACGGCAGCCCCTGTGCCATCTCCAGCACGCCCTACATGATCATCTTCGGCGTGGCCGAGATCTTCTTCTCGCAGATCCCGGACTTCGACCAGATCTCTTGGCTCTCCATCCTCGCCGCCTTCATGTCCTTCACCTACTCCACcatcggcctcggcctcggcatCGTCCAGGTGCTCGCCAACAAGGGCGTCCAGGGCAGCCTCACCGGCATCAGCGTCGGCGTGGTCACCCCCGTCGACAAGGTGTGGCGTAGCCTGCAGGCGTTCGGCGACATCGCCTTCGCCTACTCCTACTCGCTCATCCTCATCGAGATCCAGGACACCATCCGGGCGCCGGCGCAGTCGGAGTCCGCGGTGATGAAGCGCGCCACGGTGGTCAGCGTCGCGGTGACCACGCTCTTCTACATGCTCTGCGGCTGCACGGGGTACGCGGCCTTCGGCGACGGCGCGCCGGGAAATCTCCTCACGGGCTTCGGCTTCTACGAGGCCTTCTGGCTCCTCGACGTCGCCaacgccgccatcgtcgtccaCCTCGTCGGCGCCTACCAGGTCTACTGCCAGCCGCTGTTCGCCTTCGTCGAGAGGTGGgccgcgcggcggtggcccggCTCGGCCTTAGTCACCGGCGAGGTCGGGGTCCCGCTCCTCCCGGGAAGGCGGAGGTGCAAGGTGAACCCGTTCCGGGCGACGTGGCGGACGGCGTTCGTGGTGGCGACGACGGTGGTGTCCATGCTTCCATTCTTCAACGACGTGGTGGGGTTCCTGGGCGCGCTGGGATTCTGGCCGCTCACCGTCTACTTCCCCGTGGAGATGTACGTGGTGCAGAAGAAGGTGCCGCGGTGGAGCACGCGGTGGGTGTGCCTGCAGACGCTCAGCCTCGGCTGCCTCGTcatctccgtcgccgccgccgccgggtccaTCGCCGGCATCGCGGCGGACCTCAAGGTGTACCGCCCGTTCAAATCCAACTGA